One window from the genome of Myxococcales bacterium encodes:
- a CDS encoding YcbK family protein, with protein MAQLGLTNPAPARVPAALLLALAWLLLVPAQAGADDGAKRRPTAKATSTKVQAKAKAKAKPKAAGKSSKAKPAARGGKKVAAASGKTSRKKKARRPRFVGHNAPASTLRTEPLAKPSGEIWLWAENLNEELKVQIYREDGSLNDEVLAQLDDVFRCKRTHDVRAVRPELYEMLSRIYDQFGQQRLILVSGYRATERAGSRHHHASAMDLRVPGVSIKEVYAYAQSLDTGGMGIGIYPNSGFVHVDFRAPASPSYRWTDYSPPGGGKVTKKGRRPATKSNKATKRRPNV; from the coding sequence ATGGCTCAACTCGGTCTGACCAACCCAGCGCCCGCGCGCGTGCCAGCGGCACTGCTGCTTGCGCTCGCCTGGCTGCTCTTGGTCCCGGCGCAGGCCGGCGCGGACGATGGCGCCAAGCGCCGCCCCACAGCCAAGGCCACCTCCACCAAAGTTCAAGCTAAGGCCAAGGCCAAGGCTAAGCCTAAGGCAGCCGGGAAGTCATCCAAGGCCAAACCGGCGGCCCGCGGCGGCAAAAAGGTTGCGGCGGCGAGCGGAAAAACCTCGCGCAAAAAGAAGGCGCGGCGTCCGCGCTTTGTCGGCCACAACGCCCCAGCGAGCACGCTGCGCACCGAACCGCTCGCCAAGCCCTCGGGTGAAATTTGGTTGTGGGCCGAAAACCTCAATGAAGAGCTAAAAGTTCAAATCTATCGCGAAGACGGCTCCCTCAATGATGAGGTGCTGGCGCAGCTTGATGACGTCTTTCGCTGCAAGCGCACCCACGATGTGCGCGCCGTCCGCCCTGAACTCTACGAAATGCTCTCGCGCATTTACGATCAGTTTGGCCAGCAACGCCTGATTCTCGTCAGCGGCTACCGCGCCACCGAACGCGCGGGCAGCCGGCATCATCATGCCTCGGCGATGGATTTGCGCGTACCCGGCGTTTCGATCAAAGAGGTCTACGCCTATGCCCAATCGCTCGATACCGGGGGCATGGGCATCGGCATCTATCCCAACAGCGGCTTTGTCCACGTCGACTTTCGCGCGCCCGCATCGCCAAGCTATCGCTGGACCGACTACTCCCCACCAGGTGGCGGCAAGGTCACCAAAAAAGGCCGCCGTCCGGCGACCAAGAGCAACAAAGCCACGAAGCGCCGGCCAAACGTTTAG
- a CDS encoding ArsC family transcriptional regulator produces MNIQVFGTKKCPDTRKAERWFKERGIKFHAVDLASKGLAPGELRSVAARVGGVQAMLDTTSRRYLDKGLAHGSPSAARLESLLLDDPLLCKTPIVRNGAQATLGFAPDIWATWT; encoded by the coding sequence GTGAACATCCAAGTCTTTGGCACCAAAAAATGCCCCGACACGCGCAAGGCCGAGCGTTGGTTTAAGGAACGTGGCATCAAGTTTCACGCCGTCGACTTGGCGAGCAAGGGCCTCGCGCCCGGCGAGCTGCGCAGCGTCGCCGCGCGCGTCGGTGGCGTCCAGGCGATGCTCGACACCACCAGCCGCCGCTATCTCGACAAGGGCCTGGCGCATGGCTCGCCCTCGGCGGCGCGCCTTGAGAGCCTGTTGCTCGACGATCCACTCCTGTGCAAGACGCCGATCGTGCGCAACGGCGCGCAGGCGACGCTTGGGTTTGCGCCCGACATTTGGGCGACCTGGACGTAA